A region of the Methylobacterium nodulans ORS 2060 genome:
GTCGCCGACGGTCTCGGCGAAGCCCGGCAGCGGCCTGCCCGTGGCCTGGTCGGTCGCGACGGAGCGGCCGATGATCGTGCCGGTGCGGTCCGTCACCGAGGCGGAGTAGGGGGGAGCGATGCCGGCCTCGCTGAGCAGGGCGCCGATTCGCGCCGCCGGGAAGCTGGCGCTCAGCACATAGGCGATCTCCCCTCGCAGACGCACCGGCACGCCGGCCCGCACCTCCGGCTGCCGGGAGACGGCGCCGATCAGGAGGTCCGAGACCGTCGGCTTGCCGGTCGCCGCGACGGCTCGGTCGGTCACGCGCGGCAGGCTCGGCAGCGGGCTCCCCCGGGGGACCTGCGTGTTGACGTGTTCCTGCCCGGCGGTGTCGCGCAGGATGATGGTGAGGCCCTGGAGCGCGGAGAGTTCGGCGGCCTGCCGGCCGAAGCGTTCGAGATCCCCCGCTTCCAGCGCCGGCGAGGTGGCGAGCGCCTGCAGCATCGCGATCTGCGAGGCCAGGAAACAATCGACCGTCTCCAGGGCCTCCGAATTGATCGCCACGGTTGTATTCTCGAGACGCGACCGCTCGGCCGCGACCCAATGGTGCAGCAGCACGATGGTGACGGCGAGTGCCGGCACCAGCAGCGCCAAGTTCAGTGCAGCGACGTAATACCAGAGCGGCCGCGCGCGACGAGACGCCATGCATGTCACCGAAGTCACACGCAAGACTGGTGGTCCCTCCTGTCGTGCCGATCCTTCGAGAAGGGATACCATGGAGATCGAAGCGCCGCGATAGAGGGCGGCGGCCTAATGCATTCGGCCTGTACCGATGGCGTCGACCGGGGCGAGGCCGATGCGACGGGGCCCGGCCCGGCTTGCATTGAAGGCCGGGCGGATGCAGCCCAGTTAGGGCATCGGGGCTCGGCGTGAGCGTTGCTCGGAGTTGTCATGGTGCCGGATCGTTTTCTGCGGGTCGCTCTCGGCGTCGCCCTGGTGCTGCTCGCGCTCTTCGTCGCCCAGCCCTACGTCACGGCACTGCTCTTCTCCGTGGAGCAGCCCCGCGCGGTGACGCCGCGGGGTGAGCTGTCTCCCGCTGAGGCCTCGACGGTGTCGCTGTTCGAGCGCGCCGCGCCCTCCGTCGTCTACGTCTTCGCGCGGCGCGCGCCGAGAGCGCAGGATCTGATGCGCGATCCCTATGGTGGCGAGCAGGGTGGCCAGGGCGGCGAGCGGACCGGCACGGGATTCGTGTGGGACGCGGCCGGTCACATCGTGACCAACAACCACGTCATCCAGGGCGGATCCGAAATTTCCGTGCGGTTGTCGGGCGGCGAGGTCGTTCCCGCGACGCTGGTCGGCACGGCGCCGAACTACGACCTCGCGGTGCTCCGTCTCGGGCGCGTCAGCGCCATGCCCCCGCCCATCGCCATCGGCAGCTCCGGCGACCTCAAGGTCGGGCAGTTCGTCTATGCGATCGGCAACCCGTTCGGCCTCGACCACACCTTGACCTCGGGCGTGATCAGCGCCCTCCAGCGCCGCCTGCCGACTCAGGAGGGCCGCGAGCTGTCCGGCGTCATCCAGACGGATGCGGCGATCAACCCGGGCAAT
Encoded here:
- a CDS encoding S1C family serine protease — translated: MPDRFLRVALGVALVLLALFVAQPYVTALLFSVEQPRAVTPRGELSPAEASTVSLFERAAPSVVYVFARRAPRAQDLMRDPYGGEQGGQGGERTGTGFVWDAAGHIVTNNHVIQGGSEISVRLSGGEVVPATLVGTAPNYDLAVLRLGRVSAMPPPIAIGSSGDLKVGQFVYAIGNPFGLDHTLTSGVISALQRRLPTQEGRELSGVIQTDAAINPGNSGGPLLDSAGRVIGVNTAIFSPSGASAGIGFAVPVDVVNRVVPDLIRTGRTPTPGIGIIAAQEEAAAQLGIDGVAVVRVLRGSPAAAAGLRGVDPTTGDLGDIIVGVNGKPVHRLTDLTAAIQAAGVGQTLELTILRDNRTRTVQVTTADVGQTRP